ATGCCGCGTCACGAAGGAGGTCACACGAGCTGTCATAGTCAGCCTCCGAGATGGACCCCTCGAATGGGACGATGTCGAGCCGATTCTATGGGCGGGTCTCGGCCACCAACACGAACAGACCGCAGTCCGGATGGTGTACGCTGCCAGCATAGCGATTCGCCACGGGGCGGTCGATTGGGAGAACCTCGAGTCCTTCATAGAGGCGAACGTGGCTCCAGATCAGCCGTCTTCCGTTCGGAAACGGGCGATCGAGACGATCGCTGTCGGGCTAAGGACGGAGACCTTCCGCTGGGACGAGGTTGTTCCCGTTCTCCGGACAGTTCGGGATGCCGAGAACGCGGCGGTCGCCGAAAAAGGCGTCAACGCAGTTCGAAGGACAATCTCGACAGACATGGCGGCCTGGACACAAGTTCGATCATTTCTCGCCGAGACGATCAGCAGTACGCCGGGGCGGCCGGCTCACGAAGCCGTCCAGACGATCGGTGCCGCGGTCGAAAGCGGAGCAGTCGAGTGGGATGCGATTGCGGGCCTGCTCCGGAGCGCCCGAACCCACCCTGATTCTGAAGTTGAACTCGAGACTGTAAAAGTTGTTAACACAGGACTCAGCGAAGGAACGCTGGCGTGGTACGACGTCGAACCCTTCGTATCTGACGCGCTGAACTCCGAGTACGATCCGGTAGCAATGACCGCTGCCGAAAGCCTCAGATATGCGATCGTCAGCGGCTGGCCCAACAGGGACGATGCACGGGCATTCCTCGAACGAACGGCTCAAGACGATCGTGCACCCGTTGCTACCGCCGCGATGGGAGTCCTCGAGATTGGTCTTCCTGCAGGTTACTTTGACGCTACGATCGCGACGACAGTGATCGCGTCGACGGTCGAAGACGGTGCGGAGCCCGCCACGATCGTGGGTCTATCTGCACTCGAACAGGGGCTCGACGAGCAACAGATCGGCTGGACGAATGCGCTTTCGCTTCTCCGATCGGCGATCGACCGCCGGTCACCTGCCGTGACGAAGCGGGCATTCGAGACTATCGCGCTGGGCGTTCTCGAATCCAAAATCGAGTTTGGCACCGTGCATTCGATTCTCAGAGATGCGATCGACGATAATAACGACGAAGCTGTGAAACATGGCCTTAGACTTCTCCGGGAGGCGCTCTCGACGGGACTGCTCGAGTGGCAGGATGCGGAGGCGATCGTCGACGATGCCGTGGACTGCGATTCCGCTCCGGTGCTCGAGGAACTCCTCCGGCTTGCTGATGGGGTCATCCGAAGCGACGAGGTCCAGACACCATGGACCGATCTCGAACCGCTCATCATGACGGTGCTTGCGGCGTGTCCTGATCCGCCGGACGCAGCGGCCTTCGGAATCGTCTCAGGGCTTCGCAAGACGGCCTATTCCCCAGTGGACGCGGTTGCCATTGTCGAGACTCTCTTGGAGACGTTCGAGGCTGGTGTGCGAGACGCGTTGATTCGCGAGGCGTTGAGCGACAGAGCTGTCATCAGAGACGATACCGAAGCCAGGGCACTCTACGACCAGTTGCTCGGCGACGATGATCTCGGCGTGCAGGTCGCCGTACTTGACGCGGCAGAGCAGCGGTTCGCCCCCTCTGATCAACGCTACGCCCACCTGCTGGTCAAGGTAGCGAGCGATCGTGAACTCGCAACTGGGGCTCGGGTCGTCGCGTTCAGTCGCCTCGTCGACGTTCCCACAACGGTCCTCCCCAACGCCGACCTCGTTACCGCGATCGAGCAAGGGGTTAATACAGCGGATCGTGACCTTCGGCAGGCTGCACTCGGGGTTGCTGCCGTCACGTATACCGACATTGACCGGCCACTTCAGCGGACATTGCTCGAGACGGTACTCAATCGGTTTCTCGACCCCGATGCGGAGTTGGCTGTCCAGATCGAAACCGGGCAGACGATCGTCGACCTGGCCACTGCGGACCGCGATCGGATCGTTCGGATCCTCCGTCACCGGCGGAACGCACGACGCCGCATCGAGGCGTTCCTGGGTGCTGTTCCAGAACTCGATCCCTCGATTAAGGTGCCAATGGTCGGATTGTTGACCCGCCTGGCGGCTGCTTCTGGCACATCTCCGGCAGTCCCCGACGGATATTGATCCCTTCCTGTATCAACGGGAATAGACCTCCAGTTCGTATCTCCCTCATAAAAACCAAACGTCGGAGGTATCGACGACGCTAGTACTGATTCGCGTCGGCCCCAGCCTCCAGCCGATGAAAGCGACACGACGCGTCGTCAGGCCGGTCAGTCCGGTATGTGCGAATGGGGCTCCGTACATCGACTCGAGCCAGATCAAATCGGACGCCGCACCATCAAGCCCGACGTTCGAACCTGGAGAAAGACAAGAGGATGCCTAGCTTCGAGAGTCATGTGCGGTACGCCACGGCAGCGTACCTCGGACTCGCGCTCGCGGCCGTCCTGGGAACGGCACTGGGTGCGCCGGCGGCCATCCTGACAGGTGTCGTCGTTGGCTATCCAGCAACGATCGCTGGCGCTGGGTTTCCCGACGTTGACCATCCTAGCAGCAAGCCGTATCTGTTCGCGAAGATCTGGCTTCCGAGAACGTTTGCTGCCGTGACTGGGACCGTACTCGTTGCAGAACGTACACTTGTGATCGAGCTGATCGAGCTGCTCCCAGTTCCAGGAAGGGCGGCGTTTATCGCGGGCGCTGTCTGCACAGTCGCGGTCGCTGCGGTATATCGGTTGACCACGCGGATGATTCCCGTGCTTCGCCCCTCTCACAGAACGGTAACCCACAGCATCACCGTCGGCCTCGGCCTCGCTGCCGTCCTCGGTACGGTCGTCACGACCGTCGGACGGGCACTCGAGTCGGGAGGCGCGTTCGAAATCGGGCTCGTCGTCGGCACGTGTTTCGTGGTTGGAGTCGCTTCTCACCTCCTCGTCGACGATGAACTTCCCCTCATCCAGGTCGACAACCTGACCGATGAAGAGTGACAAGAAGAGTTCGTATAAAACGCACGTCGATAGGGGAGTCAGAGACAGCATCCTGTCCAGAGGATTCGAACGGTCACAGTGATGACCCCAGCCCAGCACACGGAGGAGGCGGGAACGTCCGATCAGGGAGCGGCCTGGAACCCTCGGCAGCGGGTCGATCCGGCATTCCGCAATACAGTGTGGAACGACATCCTCGGGTCGTCACGGAAACGTGATGTCTTCCTCGCGGTACGGGATCTGGCCTCGGAGCGGTGCTGTCTAGAGAAAACCGAAATCGCCACGAGGGCTCTTTCATACCCTCATTTCAGCGATCGCGACAAGCTCCGCGGAGGGGATCTCGGGGATAACGGCGACCTCGAGCCCCTGCGTGACGTCGGGGCCGTCTTGCCGATCCCGAAGATCGCCCGCCCGAGCGTGGATTACGTCGTCCCGTTCCGGGACCTCTGTCAGTACCTCGTCGACCCATACCACGCACCGACCGCGGAATCCGTTCAACTCGCAATCGAATACTACCGTCGGAACCAGGAACGGGACCACACCAAATCCCGGAGGAAGTCCGGTACAGTCCGGGACCTCCCGATCGATCCGTTCGCGATCGAACTCTACACCGCCGTCCGACTCGCCCTGCGGCTGGATATCGACGTCGACCGCGTGACATTCACGACGTTCCGGCCGAGCGTGACCGATCACGAGCACGCTCGTGGGTTTGTCATCGAGGGCCAACTCGAGGCCGATTCCGAGGGAGGGTCAGACGACGACACCGATCTGATGTCGGAGCTTGAGACTCTGTGTGCGGAGTACGTCGAATACGCCGCCCACGGGAAGGATATCTTCCGGATCGGGGTTTACGCCCGTCCCGACGACGAGACGGACACCCGAACCGACGCACGTCGGCGGGCAATTCGGGACTTTAGTTCGTTCGAAACGTTCAATCGAGAGCAGCGCAAGTTCCGATTCAGGTGGTCGCTCGATCCGGTCATCATGCTCTAGTCAACTGTCCCGCACCCGACCTGGCTCTTCTGTCACCTCCGAGAACTCAGCCGTGAGCAGTCTCGCGACGTAGGTCGAGAGCGGTGCGTTCAGTGGCTTGACCAGTTCCTGATTCCGACACCCGTCGGTACCGCAACTGCCGCGCTGGACGGCACACAGGGGACACTGCACCGGTGTAAAGTCGAACTCGTCGATGGAGGTGTGGGGGATTTCTGCCTCCTCGACGGCCCAGAGGAGTCTGCCGGTCGTGTATTCTTTAGTGACTTCCACCGGATCAAACACGCCGGGATCTGAAAGAATGCTGTCGATACGATCTCGCTGCAACAGATTGAATTCGTTCTCGTTGTCGGACCGATCGGGATCGCCCCTTCCGTCCACGGCGGCTTTGAGTGCGGCCCGGGTATCGAACGCCGTTCCGAGTTGTTCGACCAGGTGTGTACGGTACTCGTCGCGCCGCTTGAGCACCTCATTGATAAGGACGTCACCGACGAAGTATCGTTCCCAGAGTTCGCGGTAGGTCTCGACACCTGGCGGCAGGGTGTACCGATCCTGATCCAGTTCCCACCCGATCATGTTGTAATTATACTGGTAACGGGTACGACTGTTCGCTCGGTCTCCGAGGGGACGATAGAGAACGCTTGCGAACGCACCGTGTTTCTCGAATGCCTCGACAAGCAGCTTCGGGAGTGGTTCGTAGTCGAGGTCGGAGAAGTGCTGCTCCGGCACTGCAGCCTGTGCGCGCTGGGGCACCTCTAGCAGCGGCGTCTGTTGATCCCGCATTGTCGACCCTACCTCAGTTTCGAATACGCCTTCGACGAGTTGGCGGCGAAGTTCGTCACCCGTCTTGGCGGTCACAGGCTCCTCAGCAGCTATTCGTTCGAGTTCCCGTACGGTCTGCACGAACAGGTCACTCAGCCACGTTCGAGCGGGTGCCACCTGCAGGTCAACCCGTGACTCATAGCGTCGCAAGTAGTGATCGTAGGCCTCGTCATCAACCGTAACGATCGCTTGCAGGTCGTCGAGTGACTTTGGCTCAACGTCGACGGTATCTGGATCGAACAGTTCGCTCGCCTCGAGCGATCCCAGTGGTTCGATCGGATAAGGGACGTCCAAGACGGCCTTTGCTACCTCCTCGGCGATCAACAACCCGCTTCGAGTGTAGGTCGAGAGCGTTCGTTCGCCGATCTCGTTCGCGGTCGACCAGTCTGTCTTCGCGATTTCAGTCAGAGCATGATAGTAGAGCGGATTGACGTACTCCGTCGAGGCACGGTCCTGTCCACCTTGGACGACAGTCCTGGCGTCAGTCACGGTCGACTCGCCGCGCGCGAGTGCTCGTTGTTCTTCGATCTCTCGATTGAGTTTGTCTGTGATGTCCGTTGTGTCGTCCTCGTCGACGACTGCCTCGTAGTTCTCCTTGACAGACCGGTAGTATTCGTCGTCGTTACCGATCGTCGAGATGATGTGGAACCGGTCGACAGCCTCGATAAACGGTCCCGTGACGCGGTCGATCTCGTCGGCGACCTGTAAGGCCGCGAGCATTGCCCGGAGGTATGCGTCGTTGCTGTCGCGATCGGGGTGGAGGAGTGCCAGTAGGTAGTCTGCCGCTGCGTGTCGGAGGTGGGCCGCAGTATTGAGTAGCGCCTCGTTCCATTCTCCGTGCATGAACTCCTCGCGGGAAACCAGCGCGTACATCACCGTCATATCCGCCAGATCGTTCGGGGGGACGTTGAGCAACAACGTGTTGCTCGCGTAGTGTGCCGCGGCGCGCGCGTCGGTTTCGCTGATGGCGAGATTTTGGTGTGCGGTCCGCCACAGGGGGTGTTGGTGGATCGGTAGTGACTCGGCGCCGCTACGCTCGTCACTCATCCTCGTTCTCGAGCGATCGGACGGCAGCATGGAGGTCGCGCTCCGTGACACTGCTCTCTTGGACCAGCTGTCGGAGGTCTGCCGCCAGCGATCGAAGGGGTTCTTCTAGCTCCTCGACGGAGCGATCGCCGGTCACTACCGTTACCGCCGTTTGCAGCTCTCCGGTAGTGAGTCCGACACTACGGGCGATCCGTCCAATCTCCTCGGCGAACGCTTCGATCCCATCGGATTGCCCCGACGTGTCCGCTTCGTCTGCGACATGGTCGGCGGCGCCGAAGTTGATATTTGCCGCCCCAAGACGGGGATCAGGTCTTGCTTCGGAATCGACCGACTGGTCTGGCTCTCCCGGCTCCGAGGGATCCTCGCTGCCGGTATCGTCGGTTGCGTCCCCCATAGCAGCGTTCGTCGGGCGGTACCGTGGTTCGTTACTTGGCGATCGGAGTGCTATCGGCCCCGCTAGATCGCCCTCGAGTGCGGCCTCGAGTGCCGCACGCAGGTCAGACCTGATCTCCGATATCTCGTCGTCGACGTCGAAGGCGTCGAGGTCGAGGCGCTCGATCGCGTGCGTGATCTGCTGGCGAACGGTCTCCGGGTCCGCTGAACCCACGGTCAGGGCCTGGCTCGATTGCAACCGTGCGGTGACCGCCTTGGCAGTCGACGGGTCGAGACCGGCCTCGCGAAGCCGGCGCTGCCAGACTTCCTCGACCAACTCTCGCTCGCTTCGAGTGCTATCATCGGTATCGTAATCGATGGACTCGTTCGTCGGCTGTAACGTTCGTTTGGCACCGGGCGTTCGAAGTGCAACCGGTCCGTCGAGTCGACCATCGACAGCGGCCTCGAGTGCCTCGAGGAGGTCCGCCTTGACGGCCTCTTGCTCCGCCTCTGGCACGTCGAAGGCGTCGAGATCGAGGCGCTCGATCGCGTGCGTGATCTGCTGGAGAACGGTCTCTGGATCCGTCGCCCCCACGGTCAGGGCCTGGCTCGATTGCAACCGTGCAGTGACTGCCTTGGCCGTCGTCTCGTCGAGACCGGCCTCGCGAAGCCGGCGCTGCCAGACTTCCTCGACCAGTTCTTGCTCTTGTTCGCTGTCGTCGACAGGCATCGTCATTCACCTCTGTGCAGATCCGCCGTCGACTCGTCCTCGGAGTACTGAATCGACCCCTCGTCGGGGGTGATCCGATCTCTCACGAGCGTTCCGAAGGTAATCGCGTCCCCGTCGCCGAACTCGACTTCCTGTGCGAACCGCGAACTGCCTCCTGTCGACGGGTGGCCGACGAATGCCGACTTCCGGCTATCGATGGCGTTCTCGCCGATCCGCTGGACGACGAGTTCCGGATCCGGCGCCTCGACCGCTTCCGTATCGATCCCCGGCGGATCCACGTCGTCGGCCTTCTGTCGCGGGTACAGCTCCATCGGTGCTGCGACCCACGAGTCAGAGAACCGTCGGAGCGTCTGATCGATCGGCACCTTCTCCCGATCCCCCCACTCGACGTCCGACACCCGACCGACAACCGCTCGGGTGTGCCAGTAGTCGCCGATCGGCTCCTCTTCGGGCACCTCGATGCCGAGGTTTGTGAGTTGGTCGTAGGCTGCATCCGAGAGCGTCTCTGGACTGCCGATCTCGAGTTCGATTTTTGGAGGATCGTCGATCCCGTTTACGAGCTTGCCATCCCGGGCTATCCGACCTGGATCGACTCTCTCTGTCGCCGAGAGGAGAAATGCGTACAGCGTCCCCTTCAACGGCAGCAGCGATCGACCGTCATTCGGATCGAGGACCACGTCGTCCGGCGACACCGGCCGATACTCCCAGCCGATGTACTCGATCGCCAGCTGCGTGGCCGGTGACAGCGGTGCGACTTCAGCGCCTTTCTGGTACTCTTGTGCAGACAGCCAATCTTCCGTCAGGGGCCGCCGCTGGATCACGGAATTCTGGTCTCTGTCCCACCGCGGCAGCAGGGCGACGATTCCGAGTTCTTCGAACACCTTTAGGTGCCCGATCAACGTCTGTGTCGTTACTTCACGCTCGAGTTCGTCGGACACATCGGCCGCGAGTGCTTTGTTCGTCATCGCGAGGCCGTCGGTCTCTGCCATCGCGTCGAGAATCTCACACCGCTTCTCGAAGGGGAATACGCGATCGCAGAGTTCTTGCCAGTAACGAACGCTGTTATCGCTCCACTCGAAGTCCACGATCGGGATCTCGCGGCTGTCGGGCGTTCGAGATTCAGTCATGCCCTCCCCCCGTACAGGCGAGTGGCCGGTCGCCTTTGTCTCCCATATTGTAAACAATCTCTAGCCGAACTGTATTAAATACGTGGGTGTGTAGGTCGCACATAGTCGTTGTGATCACTGAAGCGTATTCCCCGTCTGGCCGTTCAGAAAGAGGATCGTGAACCAGGCTGCTGCGACCGCCGTCTCCGGTGGGACCCCGTCGGCTTCGTACTGTCGGAGCAGTCGTCTGGCCTCTTCGAACGCAGTCGTGTCGAACTGTTCGCGATCACGTCCGACGGACATGGCCGTTTTCATACAGTCTACGACGCGTTTGAGGTCTCTGTCGAAACTTCCGGTCGTCGGTCGGTGCGCCAGATCTACCTCCGCATAGGTGTCGATCATTCCCGTTCGAGGGTCACCTCACGTCGACAAGATCGGTTGTGGTCTACCTACAGTCGACGTAACTTTTTTAACTCTCGAACTAGCGGTTACTTTCCTTTCCTGAGACGCTTGGCTGTCAGGTGCGGGAGATCGGCGTCTCGAGCGCCCTGCTGTGCGCGGTTGACGTCGTAGTCGACACGTCGGAGGTCGACTTCGTCGGTGTCAGTATCGAGCACGCCGTAGGCTGCCTGACGGTCGCGGTCTCGAGGTTGGCCGACGCTGCCGGGGTTGACGATCAGCCGACCGTCGATCCGTGCTTTGTGCTGAATGTGCGTGTGCCCGAGCACGATTCCACGGTGGTGCTCGAGGTAGGGACGCATCTGCGGGACATCCTTCGGACGGACGTAGTCGCCGAGGAGGTCCGGGTCGGGATGACTGTGCGCCAGCCGATACCTCCCGTCAGCGATTTCGGTCCGCTTTGGAAGGTTCTCGAGCCACTCGATCTGCTCGTCCGAGAGTCGGTCGTTCGCCAGATCCAGCCCTGCCTTCACCATCGGGTTGCCGGCGTACCGGCGGGAGTTCCGTACTGCTCGGTCGTGATTGCCCTGAACGACGATCGACGCTTCCTCGCGGATCCGTTCGAGACACGCTGCCGGCCATGCGTTGTATCCGACGACGTCACCGGCACAGACCAGTTCGTCGACCGCTGGCAGATCGTCGAGTACCGCTTCGAGTGCTGGCAGGTTCGCGTGGACGTCCGAGATCAGTCCGATCTTCATGTATATGGGGTCGAATCGCTCGCTGGTAACTTGCTCGTCGGAGCGGGGGAAACCGTTACGTTTTTGTCCATAGTTTGACTGCTCGCTCGGCCACCAGCTCGAGCCGCGCCTATCGGCGGAAACCAACGGCTCGTCGAGCGGGTTTGCTAGACGACCGATCGGGATCGTCCAGGCGAAAAGCGGACCAGTCGAAGCAGGGAGTGGTCGACACGACAGCTCTAGCCAACCGACTCGCCAGGGAACTGTCTGTCGTCTTTCTTACCGACTCCCGTCGCGAGTTACGTTCGATCGACGCTCCGACGCCCGTACGGCTGTCCAGACCGGGGCCGTCAGTTCGCGGACAACGTCACGCCGACCCGCGAAAGGGAATCGTCGTCTGCCTCCTCGAGTTCGTCCCCGACCGATCGGATCCGATCGAGCGTCGTCTCCTCTGTTCGCTCGAGCACCTGGAGCACACCCAGAGCGCCTGCGAGGAGTCGCCGCCGCGGCGTCGGCTGCTCGCCGTCGGTTACGAAAGCAGCGACTGCGTCGAGGACTGTCTCGTCGGTCACGATCGCCTCCCGGACTGCGTAGCCGGTCGTCCAGTACGTCAGCAGAGCTGGAGTGGGCGAAGACCTGTCGTCGTCGGATGTCGAGGGGTCGGGAGCGTCTACACCGAGGAGGTCCGGCTCACTGTCCTCGATGATCTCACGCATTTGGACGAGCGGCAGCTCCGGCCCCAGGTCGGCGACCTGTGGCCACGACGCGTCTGTCGGGATCGCACCCGCAGCGTCGGTGGGGGCGGCGAGCAACGCGTCCCGAAGTCCGTTCTGGAGCGGCACTAGCGAGGCCAGTAGGTCCGTCGGGTCGGCCGCTGTGAGCGTTTCGTACGCGATCGACGTGGCCGACTCGGCCAGTGCAGCCGACTCGGTCGCCGTGGCACGTGCACCGATGACCCGAACGCTGCGGGCCCGGAGCTGCGGTTTCGTTTTCGGGTCCGTCTCCCGTGCGATCGCCTCTACGCGCTCGATCGGCAATCGATCGAGTTCACGCGGAATCGCGTCTGCAATCGCGTCGGCGACCCGGAACGCCGCTTCGATGATCCTCTCCTCGTCGTGATCGAGAGCCGAGGGGAGGACGTGCACAGCCGGCCGAAGAGCGTCGTTCTCCGTCTCGTCGGCGAGTTCGACCAGCGCCACGCTCGCCAGTTGCGCCACGAGCGGTTCCTCGTCGTCCAGTCGCGTCGTCAGTTCCAGGGTGTAGTCGGAGACGACCTCTGGCTCCGACCCGGCCAGCGAGCGCAACAGTTCCGCGACCATCGTACGGCCCTTGGCGTGTGGGCCGGTGAGGAACGGTCCCAGATCGATCGGCTCTAGCCGCGGTGGTATCAGGTCCATGTGCTCTTCAGGCGCGTGGGCGAGTGTCAACGACGCGGGGGCGATCGCGTCGATCTGGCGCTCGAAGCCATCGAGATACGTTACGCTCAATGCCACGTGGTCAGCCATCGCCTCGACCTCGTCTGCCCCGGGAATGTACTCGCCGAAGGTCGTCACCGGCGCCAGGAGCGTCGCGCCGCCGGTCCTGAGTCGGGGATCGGCAACCTGGAGCATCGACTCCCCGAGGTGCGAGAGGTCGGCGACGAGTTCGTGGTCATCGCCGTCACCACTCGTTAAGACGCGGGTCGCACGTTCGGCGTTTCGCTTGGGGCGGACGTCGTCGGCATCGATACCAGTCTTGATGACCGAAGCCAGATCTGGCTTGAGACGCTCGAGTGGAAGTGACGACTCGTCGACGTCTTCGTCGTCGAGGAGGGTGATAGCGCGCCCCTGTGTCCGGGGGTCGGAGTCGGTCAGGGCCCCAGAGATCACCTGCAATTCGTCGTCAGTGAACTGCCCGTCGCCGCGCTCGGAGAGCCGGTCGTCGATCGTTCGTAGTTCGCGGCGGACTGCTCTAGACATACATCAGCGGTAATGTCGCCTCGTATAAAATCGGACGTAGCGGGACCCCCGACGTCGACACACTGCCGATACCGTAGTCCCGCTTCGAACGATCGGATTGCCCCGTCCAGTATACTTAACAGTCCTATCCCACAACTCCGAACGACGATCGAGGCGGCCAGCGGCCGCCTGCGGGGGTTGGGACGCATGCAAGATCCAGATAGCAGGCTATCACATCGATCGGACGCAGAGATCGTTGCGGCACTGAACGCCGTCACGGACGATCCAGTTCAGGGAATCGATCGCCTCCGATTCGTCCTCGACGCACTCACGGACGCTAGCAAAGTCGGGCAAAAGTATCGGATCGCGGCGGGGATCACGGGAACCGGACCCAACGACGTCCGGGACGCGGCCATCGAGGCACTGGAAGCTATCGCCGAGCGCTCACCGACCGAACTCGCGACCGAGGATCGGATCGCTCGGATAGCGAACCTCGCCCAGTCGGTCGACACTACAGGCAGTATCCGCCTGATCGACCTGCTCGGCGATCTCGCGCCACACGTCGATGCTGGGCCCGTCGACGACCACTACGAACCGCTGATTCGCAGGTCGCTCGACGGTCCGCCCACGTCCGTCACCGGACACGCTCTCGAACTGCTGGGCGAAAGACTGTGTGCGAACCCGCAGTCCGACGCGCTGGTTCGACTGCTCTCGCGAGCGCTCAACCACGAGTCCCCGGCAGTTCGTGCCGTCGCCATCGGCGCAGCCGGGACTGCGCTCGCGGCTGACCGCCCGCGAACGGAACTCGCCGTCGCGTTCCGCAACGGCGACCTTTCCCTGGGTTCGGGTTCGGCTGTCGATCTCGGTATCGAACCCGACGAAGCGATCTTCGAGGTGAACGTCGACGGGGCGGCCGCGAGGATGCTGCTCGGCGAAGCGCCGGCCCCGATCGACGAAAGCGACCTGTGTGCAGACGGGGGCCCGTACGACCCGTCTGCAGCCGCACTCGAACCGCAGTCCGGAGAGGCGGCGCTCGAGCCCCGATCGGAGTCGTCGACCGAATCCGAAGACTGCTCTCCGACGAGTGTGGGGGCAGGGTCGATCGGCGCTGAGCCACTCGACGTAGACGATGGGGTACCTCGATTGCTCCAGGCCAGTGCTGTCGCCGCCTGTCGCGCGCTCGATGGTCCGGAAGAGGTTGCCGAAGCCGCCACGGAGCAGCTTTCGGCGCTGGTGACTGCCGATGCCCCCGACCGTCGCAAAGCGGCTGCGCACGCGATCGGACACACCCTCGCGTCAGCCGAAACCGATCGCTCGAGGGATACCGCCCTATTCGCGCTGGGGCACTTGATCACTGATACGCGCGAACAGGTCCGCCGGTCGACGCTGCGGGCCGTCGAGCGGTATCTCGACGGGGCGGCGGACGCGACCGATCTCCAGCGGTCGGTCATCGAAAGTGGAACTACGGATCCTCGAGCCCACCTCGACGAACTGCTCGCGGTCGCCGTCTCCGAGTACGTGCTCTCGGACCGTCGGACACACGCACTCGCCCTGGATATCTGGGACGAATACGGCGACGAACTCGATAGTGGCAGCCTGCGGCCAAACTTTCGCCTGGTCGACGACGGCGACGATAGCAACCACGTCGCGTCCCAGAGCGGCCGGAACGCGTCGAGTGATTCCAGCGATCGATCTGAATCCGAGCGATCCCCCTCGGTCGACGGCGGGGGCTGTCGGCGCCCCGATCTCGACGACGGTTCGGAGCGACCCCCTGCCGACTCGCGGAGCCCCGACGAGCGCAAGCAGTGGTTCGACGATCGTGTGACCGAGCTGACGACGGCAGCGGATCCGGTGGCGGCGATCGAAGAGTACTTCCACCAGGCAGATACGCCACAGCACCGCATCGCTGCCACGCGGGCGATCGCCGAACGCTATCAGTCGGCTTCCGACGAAATCGACCGGGACGATCGACGGCGGCTAGACGCGCTCATCGACGAGGCGATCGAGGACGACGCTGCGACCGTCAGGAAGGCCGCGATCCAGGCCACCTGGGATGCTTTTGAGTCAGCCGTCGCGTACCCCTGGCGCGATGTCGCCGATCGACTCCGATCGGCGATCGACGACCCGGATCTCCGTGTCCAGATCGCGGCTTTCGGAGCTCTCGACGACGCGCTCTGCGACGAAGCCATCTCACCCGGACAGCTCAACGAGGTCCACGACCTCGATCGGCTGCTGGACGGGACGCCGAACGAGACGCTCGCGGCCCGCGCCGGTCGGCCGATTCGACTCAACCTCGAGTTGAAACTGCTGGGACGGGCCGTAGCCACCGACGAAGCGGCGTGGGCTGGCGCCGGTCCGCTGCTCACCAGCGCGCTGTCCAGTCAGAATCCGGCAGCCTGTCACGGGGCGCTGGTCGGCATCGGCTACTGCCTCGACGCCGGGGTAGTCCAGTGGGAGGGCGTCGCATCGCGGATCGAACGGGCGGTCGCCAAACGACCACCGAAGATAGCCGAGCAGGCAGTCACGACCGCGACGACTGCGGTCCAGGCAGGCGTCGCCGACTGGGACGACGTCGAGAGTATCTACCGAACTGCAGTCACCAAATCCGAAGACGAGCCGTCCGAAGCGGCTGCACTCGCTGCTGTCTTCCTCGTCGGACGCGGCGTCGTCGATTGGCGTCAGGGACCGCTCGCTCACGTCGTCGAACGCGGTCTCCAGGTCGGTAACCAGGAGGTTCGAGTCACCATCACGGGCTCGCTCGCGCGGGCGGTCGACGACGATCTCGTCCCCTGGCGCGACGCCCTCGACTGTTTCGGGCCGCTGTTCGGTTCCGATTCGACGGTGACCCTCTC
Above is a genomic segment from Natribaculum luteum containing:
- a CDS encoding metal-dependent hydrolase — translated: MPSFESHVRYATAAYLGLALAAVLGTALGAPAAILTGVVVGYPATIAGAGFPDVDHPSSKPYLFAKIWLPRTFAAVTGTVLVAERTLVIELIELLPVPGRAAFIAGAVCTVAVAAVYRLTTRMIPVLRPSHRTVTHSITVGLGLAAVLGTVVTTVGRALESGGAFEIGLVVGTCFVVGVASHLLVDDELPLIQVDNLTDEE
- a CDS encoding metallophosphoesterase family protein — translated: MKIGLISDVHANLPALEAVLDDLPAVDELVCAGDVVGYNAWPAACLERIREEASIVVQGNHDRAVRNSRRYAGNPMVKAGLDLANDRLSDEQIEWLENLPKRTEIADGRYRLAHSHPDPDLLGDYVRPKDVPQMRPYLEHHRGIVLGHTHIQHKARIDGRLIVNPGSVGQPRDRDRQAAYGVLDTDTDEVDLRRVDYDVNRAQQGARDADLPHLTAKRLRKGK